A single Natrinema pellirubrum DSM 15624 DNA region contains:
- a CDS encoding glycosyltransferase family 2 protein, with translation MELSVVVSTLNDRERLPSCLDALGGRTPSSTEIIVVNGPSSDGTTGVVRDRDDVDVLVEISERNPGVSRNAGLELATGDAIAFLDGEYTIDHSWYPAIEGAMADETDVVTGPITGGSDRERDRSPRRIGGRTVTEFHGDNVAFERSVLEALDGFDEYLVQESECDCAHRVAGLEYEVSWDAAMAARREVGTDGGRADPDWGPTYRSLSYRLAKNYGPRPSVFARTVGSALRDGAGGVRRLAAGEATPTGWVSDGVDVTENIARGLWDGVRARYADRSSRRNPNGLSERHDRAVRVYDRR, from the coding sequence ATGGAGCTCTCGGTAGTCGTCTCGACGCTGAACGACCGGGAGCGGTTGCCGTCGTGTCTCGACGCCCTCGGGGGACGAACGCCGTCGTCGACGGAAATCATCGTCGTCAACGGCCCGTCCTCGGACGGGACCACTGGCGTCGTCCGTGATCGCGACGACGTCGATGTCCTCGTCGAGATCTCCGAGCGAAACCCCGGCGTCTCCCGAAACGCCGGCCTCGAACTCGCGACGGGAGACGCGATCGCCTTCCTCGACGGCGAGTACACGATCGATCACAGCTGGTATCCGGCCATCGAGGGGGCGATGGCCGACGAGACCGATGTCGTCACCGGCCCCATCACCGGCGGGTCCGATCGCGAGCGCGATCGCTCGCCCCGGCGGATCGGCGGCCGGACGGTGACGGAGTTTCACGGCGACAACGTCGCCTTCGAGCGGTCCGTCCTCGAGGCATTGGACGGGTTCGACGAGTACCTCGTCCAGGAAAGCGAGTGCGACTGTGCCCACCGCGTGGCCGGCCTCGAGTACGAGGTCTCGTGGGACGCGGCGATGGCCGCCCGCCGTGAGGTCGGGACCGACGGCGGCCGGGCCGACCCCGACTGGGGGCCGACCTACCGCTCGCTGTCCTACCGACTCGCGAAGAACTACGGCCCCCGGCCGAGCGTGTTCGCCCGGACCGTCGGGAGCGCGCTCCGGGACGGTGCCGGCGGCGTCCGCCGACTGGCCGCCGGCGAGGCGACGCCGACCGGCTGGGTCTCGGACGGCGTCGATGTCACCGAAAACATCGCCCGCGGGCTCTGGGACGGCGTCCGCGCCCGCTATGCCGACCGCTCGAGCCGACGGAACCCCAACGGGCTCTCGGAGCGCCACGACCGGGCAGTTCGGGTCTACGACCGGCGCTGA
- a CDS encoding class I SAM-dependent methyltransferase, which produces MKGQEWYQADDIAEEYDDKRFSRGGQLIDRREKEAVLEAIMPVEDRKVLEIACGTGRFTVMLAHQGADVVGLDISAAMLQQGRRKAKQDELSGTLEFLRGDAGRLPFPDDHFDTVIAMRFFHLADDPEAFLEEMRRVARDQIVFDTFNRFSSRSVYNWALPMGSRLYSKSEVAVLLAKTDLTLVDVEDDFLLPYGLYRSIPNALASPLRAIDEAVGTLPVTDHFASVSYWNARVR; this is translated from the coding sequence GTGAAAGGACAGGAGTGGTACCAAGCCGACGACATCGCCGAGGAATACGACGACAAGCGCTTCTCCCGGGGCGGCCAGCTGATCGACCGCCGAGAGAAGGAGGCCGTCCTCGAGGCCATCATGCCGGTCGAGGACCGCAAGGTCCTCGAGATCGCCTGTGGTACCGGGCGGTTTACGGTCATGCTGGCCCACCAGGGGGCTGACGTCGTCGGACTCGACATCTCGGCGGCGATGTTACAGCAGGGACGACGGAAGGCGAAACAGGACGAGCTTTCGGGAACGCTGGAGTTCCTCCGGGGGGACGCGGGGCGGCTGCCGTTCCCGGACGATCACTTCGATACCGTCATCGCGATGCGGTTTTTCCACCTCGCTGACGACCCCGAGGCCTTCCTCGAGGAGATGCGACGGGTGGCCCGCGATCAGATCGTCTTCGATACGTTCAATCGGTTCTCGAGCCGGAGCGTCTACAACTGGGCGCTGCCGATGGGGTCCCGACTCTACTCGAAGAGCGAAGTGGCGGTCCTGCTCGCGAAGACCGATCTCACGCTCGTCGACGTGGAAGACGACTTCCTCCTCCCCTACGGGTTGTATCGATCGATTCCGAACGCGCTCGCCTCGCCACTTCGGGCGATCGACGAGGCGGTTGGGACGCTCCCGGTCACCGATCACTTCGCGTCGGTATCGTACTGGAACGCGCGCGTTCGGTGA
- a CDS encoding helix-turn-helix domain-containing protein, with protein sequence MSMSTAEDRGAAAEETLSEDEYRDRLRDLPPSAKLVAKVLETDSPLSQGQLAEESLLPDRTVRYALNRLEDVGLVGSRYSFRDARKQVYYLNH encoded by the coding sequence ATGAGCATGAGTACAGCCGAGGACCGTGGCGCTGCTGCCGAAGAAACGCTGTCGGAGGACGAATACCGCGACCGACTCCGCGATCTGCCCCCGAGCGCGAAACTCGTTGCGAAAGTTCTCGAGACCGACTCGCCGCTCTCGCAGGGCCAACTCGCCGAGGAGTCGCTGCTGCCCGACCGCACCGTCCGCTACGCCCTCAATCGCCTCGAAGACGTCGGACTGGTCGGCTCCCGATACAGCTTCCGCGACGCGCGCAAACAGGTCTACTACCTGAATCACTGA
- a CDS encoding MBL fold metallo-hydrolase, with product MHVTRWSVPVATRAPSGDTNAYLLEGAKPSSDGGSSPESAILVDPAARTDALDRAVCDRSVDHVLVTHTHPDHVGAVAAYAAETDATVWARYGRADRFRDATGIEPDRTFTPGTEIPLGEERVRVLDAPGHAPDHVALEAGHGGPICCGDCAVREGSVVVGAPEGDMRAYVTTLRRLWAADPPALYPGHGPEIDAPRETLERLLTHRADREQRVREAVTGGADTLERILAAAYDKDLSGVEDLAQATVLAHLEKLAVEGRVEWDGERAAPSADD from the coding sequence ATGCACGTTACTCGGTGGTCCGTCCCCGTCGCGACGCGCGCGCCGTCCGGCGACACCAACGCGTACCTCCTCGAGGGAGCGAAACCGTCCTCGGACGGCGGGTCCAGCCCCGAATCGGCGATCCTCGTCGACCCCGCGGCTCGAACCGACGCCCTCGACCGGGCGGTCTGCGACCGATCCGTCGATCACGTTCTCGTCACCCACACCCACCCCGATCACGTCGGTGCCGTCGCGGCCTACGCGGCCGAAACCGACGCGACGGTCTGGGCCCGCTACGGCCGCGCCGACCGCTTTCGCGACGCGACCGGGATCGAGCCCGACCGCACCTTCACGCCGGGGACCGAAATTCCGCTCGGCGAGGAGCGAGTTCGCGTTCTCGACGCGCCCGGCCACGCGCCGGACCACGTCGCCCTCGAGGCCGGCCACGGCGGCCCGATCTGCTGTGGTGATTGTGCCGTCCGCGAGGGTAGCGTCGTCGTCGGCGCGCCCGAGGGGGACATGCGCGCGTACGTGACGACTCTCCGTCGCCTCTGGGCGGCCGATCCGCCGGCACTGTATCCCGGCCACGGCCCCGAGATCGACGCCCCCCGCGAAACCCTCGAGCGACTGCTTACCCACCGGGCCGACCGCGAGCAGCGCGTCCGCGAGGCCGTCACCGGTGGCGCGGACACGCTCGAGAGGATCCTCGCGGCGGCCTACGACAAGGACCTCTCAGGGGTGGAAGACCTCGCACAGGCGACGGTCCTGGCCCACCTCGAGAAACTCGCCGTCGAGGGACGGGTCGAGTGGGACGGCGAGCGCGCCGCACCGTCCGCGGACGACTGA
- a CDS encoding YkgJ family cysteine cluster protein codes for MQSLEAELEDARQLSIADLADAIESIGFECTRCGACCTGEAEDDHTATVFPDEVRDLEESDEYDGDYDWRDIARPMPYGLSETEDGDLEGETFEWALQTDDCGDCTFYEEDDSGTGACAAHGDRPLICRTYPFSVALAGTSQPMGEVVDSVALEAQREAGEAGDEAGMVRAHECEGLGRDISRADAEELARALKERAVRELEEAIAVRDNYAPADPDPGEVVVHDSEGAKRADGTPLEE; via the coding sequence GTGCAATCGCTCGAAGCCGAACTCGAAGACGCCCGCCAGCTCTCGATCGCCGACCTCGCGGACGCGATCGAGTCCATCGGCTTCGAGTGTACCCGCTGTGGGGCCTGCTGTACGGGCGAGGCCGAGGACGATCACACCGCGACGGTGTTCCCCGACGAAGTCCGCGACCTCGAGGAAAGCGACGAGTACGACGGGGACTACGACTGGCGCGATATCGCCCGACCGATGCCGTACGGCCTCTCGGAGACCGAGGACGGCGATCTCGAGGGCGAGACCTTCGAGTGGGCCTTACAGACCGACGACTGCGGCGACTGTACGTTCTACGAGGAAGACGACTCGGGCACGGGCGCGTGTGCCGCACACGGGGATCGGCCGCTGATCTGTCGGACCTACCCCTTCAGCGTCGCGCTCGCGGGCACCAGCCAGCCGATGGGCGAGGTGGTCGACAGCGTTGCGCTGGAAGCGCAACGGGAAGCCGGCGAAGCCGGCGACGAGGCCGGGATGGTCCGCGCCCACGAGTGCGAGGGGCTGGGCCGCGACATCTCGAGAGCCGACGCCGAGGAGTTGGCTCGAGCGCTGAAGGAACGGGCCGTGCGGGAACTCGAGGAGGCCATCGCCGTTCGGGACAACTACGCGCCCGCCGATCCAGACCCAGGCGAGGTCGTCGTCCACGACTCCGAGGGTGCGAAGCGGGCCGATGGGACGCCGCTCGAGGAGTAA
- a CDS encoding TRAM domain-containing protein, giving the protein MEISEKLLCLFSTDVSEEEDRYVIEVPRQEVETGDIDPGEVYRVALISRDEAAAEDDSGTASQPQSAPSEPQPPVDVGETRYVEIEDIGKQGDGIARVERGYVIIVPGADVGERVKIEVTEVKSNFAVGEIIEDTF; this is encoded by the coding sequence GTGGAGATATCTGAAAAGCTGCTGTGTCTGTTCAGTACGGACGTTTCGGAGGAAGAGGATCGCTACGTCATCGAAGTACCCCGTCAGGAGGTCGAAACCGGCGACATCGACCCCGGCGAGGTCTACCGTGTCGCGCTCATCTCGCGGGACGAGGCGGCCGCCGAGGACGACTCGGGGACGGCGAGCCAGCCCCAGAGCGCACCGTCGGAGCCGCAGCCACCGGTCGACGTCGGGGAAACCCGCTACGTCGAAATCGAGGACATCGGCAAGCAGGGCGACGGCATCGCCCGCGTCGAACGCGGCTACGTCATCATCGTGCCGGGTGCCGACGTCGGCGAACGGGTCAAGATCGAAGTCACCGAGGTCAAGTCGAACTTCGCGGTCGGCGAGATCATCGAGGACACGTTCTAG
- a CDS encoding radical SAM protein, producing MTDPETLSVTIVDGYVDEPAHFGVPPYISTYPRYAAGALVDAGVPRERITYHTIDRLRDEPDYWRDVDEADLLLYLGGMTVPGKYVGGTPAEPDEVRKLAWTANGTSLMGGPVKFGVGDENAGATETERQDLDFDFVAKGDVEAAVHDLVESGLEGFNNRMRDIEEVSRWAREGAFVVEQHPNHPDHLIAELETSRGCAYRCSFCTEPLYGNPEFRPPPTVVGEVDALSDYGVKHFRLGRQADILAYGGDGEAPNPDALRQLYGGIREVAPDLETLHLDNMNPITIVEWPEQSREGIRIIAEHNTPGDTAAFGLESADPVVQEENNLNVTAEECFEAVKIVNEEAGWRPGEDPGDGPSVGRDTPNRLPKLLPGINLLHGLKGEREETYERNREFLQRVYDEGYMLRRINIRQVMAFDGTDMSDTGAEIANDHKQLFKRYKKRVREEIDNPMLERVAPLGTVLPDVHLEYHQDGKTFGRQLGTYPLLVGIPGERELGRTIDVAVVDHGYRSVTGVPHPLDLNAASMDELTAIPGIGDSTAGDIVVDRPYETLSDADFGSEVDLSRLATVRPLERAD from the coding sequence ATGACTGACCCCGAGACGCTGTCGGTGACGATCGTCGACGGCTACGTCGACGAGCCCGCACACTTCGGGGTGCCGCCGTATATCTCGACATATCCCCGGTACGCGGCAGGTGCGCTCGTCGATGCGGGTGTTCCCCGGGAGCGGATCACCTACCATACGATCGATCGACTCCGCGACGAACCCGACTACTGGCGAGACGTCGACGAGGCCGACCTCTTGCTCTATCTGGGCGGCATGACCGTCCCCGGGAAGTACGTCGGTGGGACGCCGGCCGAACCCGACGAGGTCCGCAAGCTGGCCTGGACCGCCAACGGCACGAGCCTGATGGGCGGCCCCGTCAAGTTCGGCGTCGGCGACGAAAACGCCGGCGCGACCGAGACTGAACGGCAGGATCTTGACTTCGATTTCGTCGCCAAGGGCGACGTCGAGGCTGCCGTCCACGATCTCGTCGAGAGCGGCCTCGAGGGCTTCAACAACCGGATGCGAGACATCGAGGAGGTCTCACGGTGGGCACGGGAGGGGGCGTTCGTCGTCGAACAACACCCCAACCACCCGGACCATCTCATCGCCGAACTCGAGACCTCGCGGGGCTGTGCGTATCGGTGTTCGTTCTGTACGGAGCCGCTCTATGGTAACCCCGAGTTCCGACCGCCGCCGACCGTCGTCGGCGAGGTCGACGCTCTCTCCGATTACGGCGTCAAACACTTCCGGCTCGGCCGGCAGGCCGATATCCTCGCCTACGGCGGCGACGGGGAAGCGCCCAACCCCGACGCCCTGCGCCAACTCTACGGCGGCATCCGCGAGGTCGCGCCCGACCTCGAGACGCTCCATCTGGACAATATGAACCCCATCACGATCGTCGAGTGGCCCGAGCAGAGCCGCGAGGGGATCCGGATCATCGCCGAACACAACACGCCCGGCGACACCGCAGCGTTCGGCCTCGAGTCGGCCGATCCGGTCGTCCAGGAGGAGAACAACCTCAACGTCACCGCCGAGGAGTGTTTCGAGGCGGTCAAGATCGTCAACGAGGAGGCCGGCTGGCGACCCGGCGAAGACCCCGGGGACGGCCCGAGCGTCGGTCGGGACACCCCGAACCGGCTCCCAAAACTCCTGCCCGGCATCAACCTCCTGCACGGCCTCAAGGGTGAGCGCGAGGAGACCTACGAGCGCAACCGTGAGTTCCTCCAGCGGGTCTACGACGAGGGCTACATGCTTCGCCGGATCAACATCCGGCAGGTGATGGCCTTCGACGGCACCGACATGAGCGACACCGGAGCGGAGATCGCCAACGACCACAAACAGCTGTTCAAACGCTACAAGAAGCGGGTCCGCGAGGAGATCGACAACCCCATGCTCGAGCGGGTCGCCCCGCTCGGCACCGTCCTCCCCGACGTCCACCTCGAGTACCATCAGGACGGCAAGACCTTCGGCCGCCAGCTCGGCACCTACCCCCTGCTGGTCGGGATTCCGGGCGAGCGCGAACTCGGGCGGACGATCGACGTCGCGGTGGTCGACCACGGCTACCGCTCGGTGACCGGCGTCCCCCACCCGCTAGATCTCAACGCGGCCTCGATGGACGAACTCACCGCCATCCCCGGCATCGGGGACAGCACCGCCGGCGACATCGTCGTCGACCGTCCCTACGAGACCCTGTCCGACGCCGACTTCGGCAGCGAGGTCGACCTCTCGCGGCTCGCGACTGTTCGCCCCCTCGAGCGCGCGGACTGA
- a CDS encoding winged helix-turn-helix transcriptional regulator, which produces MRVGRARPVLLMSVVIVILATTVTAGATATAAAADGTGDRAESLVSDGDRTAFAIQTDSDDPDDPDDPDDPDDPDDPDDTSDQNDTSDTSDTTDTSDSDDLDDPDDPDDPDDPDDPDDSDDPDDPDDPNDPDDSDDPDDPDGADDAETPDGPNRTDGSGDGSGSTADGDPFESADVTEPVDSSDGNESGPESPPDESTSPSEAAGLALATMLTAGAVNASATGSASVVAGQSSARMAALSLEQAGGDRPWRVLGSLFRYSRYDDSDPLDHDVRQTLYETIDDEPGIVLSELESATDASLSTVRHHLRILEEENLIASTKRRGNRCYARADAIDDVDIELRAALENVPTRRILEALAEDGPAQTTTLADRLDRDPSTVTHHLSTLEEDGLVVRDRDGPAVITSLAPGVEPALERD; this is translated from the coding sequence ATGAGGGTCGGACGCGCGCGACCGGTGCTGTTGATGAGCGTCGTCATAGTGATCCTTGCGACGACGGTCACGGCGGGAGCGACGGCGACGGCCGCCGCTGCGGACGGAACCGGCGACCGGGCGGAGTCCCTCGTCTCGGACGGTGACCGGACCGCGTTTGCGATACAGACCGATTCCGACGACCCGGACGATCCCGATGATCCTGATGATCCGGACGACCCGGACGATCCCGACGATACGTCGGACCAGAACGATACGTCCGATACCAGCGACACCACAGACACGAGCGATTCTGACGACCTCGACGATCCGGACGACCCCGATGATCCTGATGACCCCGATGATCCGGACGACTCCGACGACCCGGATGACCCAGATGATCCAAACGACCCCGACGATTCAGATGACCCCGATGATCCTGACGGTGCCGACGACGCCGAAACTCCGGACGGACCGAACCGCACGGACGGGTCCGGCGACGGATCGGGGTCGACGGCCGATGGCGACCCGTTCGAGTCGGCCGACGTTACCGAACCCGTCGACTCGAGCGACGGGAACGAGTCGGGTCCCGAGTCGCCGCCTGACGAGTCCACGAGCCCGAGCGAGGCGGCCGGACTGGCGCTCGCGACGATGCTCACTGCGGGTGCGGTCAACGCCTCGGCCACCGGCAGCGCCTCGGTCGTCGCGGGCCAGTCCTCGGCCCGGATGGCGGCGCTCTCCCTCGAGCAGGCGGGCGGCGACCGGCCGTGGCGGGTGCTGGGCTCGCTGTTTCGCTACAGTCGATACGACGACTCGGACCCGCTCGACCACGACGTCCGGCAGACGCTCTACGAAACGATCGACGACGAGCCGGGAATAGTACTCTCGGAACTCGAGTCGGCGACCGACGCCTCCCTGTCGACGGTCCGCCACCACCTCCGGATCCTCGAGGAGGAGAACCTGATCGCGTCGACGAAGCGCCGGGGGAACCGCTGTTACGCCCGTGCGGACGCGATCGACGACGTCGATATCGAACTGCGGGCGGCGCTCGAGAACGTACCGACCCGTCGCATCCTCGAGGCGCTCGCCGAGGACGGGCCGGCACAGACGACGACGCTCGCCGACCGCCTCGATCGGGATCCGAGTACGGTGACCCATCACCTCTCGACGCTCGAGGAGGACGGGCTCGTCGTCAGGGACCGCGATGGCCCGGCGGTCATCACGAGCCTCGCACCCGGCGTCGAGCCGGCCCTCGAGCGGGACTGA
- a CDS encoding DUF7559 family protein, with protein MPPTEEIVCTDDDCFLDIFENHYTYDVPDDLAVTDLSCPVCGGTDCLERVEL; from the coding sequence ATGCCGCCGACGGAAGAGATCGTGTGTACCGACGACGACTGTTTTCTCGACATCTTCGAGAACCACTACACCTACGACGTTCCCGATGACCTCGCGGTCACCGACCTGTCGTGTCCGGTCTGTGGGGGGACCGACTGCCTCGAGCGGGTCGAACTCTGA
- a CDS encoding Hsp20/alpha crystallin family protein, with amino-acid sequence MSLQDLGESVGSTLYRQIGRASGRVQNHRSLPVDILENDDAYRVVFDAPGAEPDDVQVRYLDGTVKIRIDRFRGFHEGYEMRFPGRGMSLSGAAELPGDAVVDPDAGTARLTETGTLSVEIPKGSSLEEPSQEADSSAESREETDRTGSTQTDPETEPVAVDD; translated from the coding sequence GTGAGCCTCCAAGATCTCGGGGAATCGGTCGGCAGCACGCTGTATCGACAGATCGGGCGCGCGAGCGGCCGCGTCCAGAACCACCGTTCGCTCCCCGTCGACATCCTCGAGAACGACGACGCCTATCGGGTCGTCTTCGACGCGCCCGGTGCCGAACCCGACGACGTGCAGGTCCGATATCTCGATGGCACCGTCAAAATCCGGATCGATCGCTTTCGGGGATTCCATGAAGGCTACGAAATGCGGTTTCCCGGCCGGGGAATGTCGTTATCCGGCGCCGCCGAACTGCCCGGCGACGCCGTCGTCGATCCCGACGCCGGGACCGCCCGACTCACCGAAACCGGCACGCTGAGCGTCGAAATCCCGAAGGGATCGTCGCTCGAAGAGCCGTCACAGGAGGCTGACTCGAGCGCCGAGTCACGCGAGGAAACCGATCGGACCGGGTCCACACAGACGGACCCCGAGACCGAACCGGTCGCCGTCGACGACTAA
- a CDS encoding NAD(P)/FAD-dependent oxidoreductase — translation MSSPDDAELAVGADAFTQDGSGLEVAVVGAGAVGATAAYDLAREGADVTVYDRGSVASGASGRAAGICYDAFADGLDAEIAGDAIERFRALSGDDTFAFVECPYVWLAREDDLERADAIREQVRRMQEHGIVALELEGDALADRFPALRTDDVAVAGIAGAAGYADPAEYTACLAAAATGAGATLETETPVEVRADPSRVIRPDGGVHEVDAVLVAAGARTGGLLADAGLELAVKPYRVQALLADGDLAEPMCYDASGDFYLRPHAGGILAGDGTEEREADPDGYDREADPEFRADLRERVSHRVPAIDLGGENAITRSWAGLCTSTPDRDPLVGAVRDGVYVATGFQGHGFMRAPAIGQRLAAEILGGDGIDAFDPTRFDGDEAFEIAEGMSTEPN, via the coding sequence ATGAGCAGTCCGGACGACGCCGAGCTGGCGGTCGGTGCGGACGCGTTCACGCAGGACGGCAGCGGCCTCGAGGTCGCGGTCGTCGGCGCGGGTGCCGTCGGCGCGACCGCGGCCTACGACCTCGCCCGCGAGGGTGCCGACGTGACGGTCTACGACCGCGGGAGCGTCGCCAGCGGTGCCAGCGGCCGGGCGGCGGGGATCTGTTACGACGCGTTCGCGGACGGGCTCGACGCCGAGATCGCCGGCGACGCCATCGAGCGATTCCGCGCGCTCTCGGGCGACGATACCTTTGCGTTCGTCGAGTGTCCCTACGTCTGGCTCGCCCGCGAGGACGACCTCGAACGCGCTGACGCGATCCGAGAACAGGTCCGTCGCATGCAGGAACACGGTATCGTCGCGCTCGAACTCGAGGGCGACGCGCTCGCGGACCGGTTCCCCGCGCTGCGGACCGACGACGTTGCCGTCGCCGGGATCGCCGGCGCGGCGGGCTATGCCGATCCCGCCGAGTACACCGCCTGTCTCGCGGCCGCGGCCACCGGTGCGGGTGCGACTCTCGAGACCGAGACCCCGGTCGAGGTCCGGGCCGATCCGAGCCGGGTGATCCGTCCGGACGGCGGCGTTCACGAGGTCGACGCAGTCCTCGTGGCAGCCGGGGCCCGGACCGGCGGCTTGCTCGCGGACGCGGGCCTCGAGTTGGCCGTGAAACCCTACCGCGTCCAGGCGCTGCTCGCGGACGGCGATCTGGCGGAGCCGATGTGTTACGATGCGAGCGGCGACTTCTATCTGCGACCGCACGCCGGCGGCATTCTCGCGGGCGACGGGACCGAAGAACGCGAGGCGGATCCCGACGGCTACGACCGCGAGGCCGATCCCGAGTTCCGGGCCGATCTCCGCGAGCGGGTCTCACACCGGGTCCCGGCGATCGATCTCGGGGGCGAGAACGCGATCACGCGCTCGTGGGCCGGTCTCTGTACGTCGACCCCGGACCGGGATCCACTGGTCGGTGCGGTTCGGGACGGGGTCTACGTCGCGACCGGCTTCCAGGGTCACGGGTTTATGCGCGCGCCGGCGATCGGACAGCGACTCGCGGCCGAGATCCTCGGCGGCGACGGGATCGACGCGTTCGACCCGACCCGGTTCGACGGCGACGAAGCATTCGAGATCGCGGAAGGAATGTCGACGGAGCCGAACTGA